The genome window AGCTCCTCGGCCAGCTTGCGCACGGCCACCTTGTTGCCCAGGGTGTGCATGGCCTCGCGGGTGGGGCCGATGAAGGTGATGCCCGCCTCTGCGCACTTGGCCGGGAAGGTGTCGTCCTCGGCCGCGAAGCCCCAGCCGGGATGGATGGCGATCGCGCCGCGGTCGCGGGCCAGCTTGATGATCAGGTCGAGATTCAGATAGGAGCGCGGGTCCTCGCCTAGGAGGAGAAGTTCATGAGCGCCGGTGGTGGCCGGCGAAGTCTTGTCCGTGTCCGTGGCCGTCATCACGGCCACGCCCTCGAACATCTCGGTGATCGACCGGCAGATGCGCCGGGCGGGGATGCCCCGGTTCGCCACGACAATGGGCTTCCCCCGGAGTTCCTTGAGCACCTCTTCGAACGTCTTGACTCTCATGGCCCGCATTCCCCCATGCACGGTTGGACCGCGCCGCGACCGCGCCCCCTACAACGGGGCCACGCTCCCGGAATACAAGACGTCCAGCCTGCCGCCGCGCTCGACCAGAAGCCCGCCGGAGGATGAAAGTCCAGCTATTCTCGCCTGATAGGCGACTTCTCCCCCTTCGACCACAAGCACTCGCCGGCCCATCCAGGCGAGACGCTCCGTAACGAGGGGAGGAAAACGAGAGGGGTCAACGACATCGGAAGTGTCCGTATAGACCTTTCTCACGGCGTTTACAAGAGCATTCCAGGCCTCCAGGGGGGTCAGGAAAACCCCTTCCCGGGCCAGCGCCGTGGCCGGAACCGCGTGGTCCCGGCGCAGTTCTTCCGGGGCCGGGGATTCGGCCAGATTCAGGCCGAAACCCAGCACCAGCCGGTCGCCACGCTCCTCGATGAGCATCCCGGCGACCTTCTGGTCGAGGAAGAGAAAATCGTTGGGCCACTTGAGCCGCGTGGGCACGCCCAGGCCCTCCAGGGCCAAGCTGAAGCACCAGCCCGCCAGAAGGGGCAGCAGGTCGCTCCAGCCCGCGCCGGGCCGTGGCAGGACAAGACTGGCGTAGAGGTTGCCCGGCGGCGAGACCCAGTGGCGGCGCAGCTGCCCCCGACCGCTCTCCTGGCTCACGGCCAGCACGCTCCCCCACTCCGGCAGAAAGCCCGCGTCCAGGAGCTTCCAGGCCAGGTCCATGGTCGAGGCGCAGCGGCCCGCGATGAGCATGGGCGCGGCCGAATTCCGGGCGGCGCGCCAGACCGGGCCGAAGCCGCCGGGCCAGGGCGCGGCGCCAGCCGGAGTCCAGGGACCGAAGGCCTCCATGTCGCGGGCCCAGAAGGCATGGGAAGAGGCCGACGTCTCCGGGCTCAGCGGCCCGGCCGACGCGTCACCTCCGGCCCAGAGGAGCAAGTCAGCGGTCATCGATGATTTCGGTCCTGGCGTGGAGCGCGGCCCCGTGCTACCTGTGACGCATGCGCATCCTGCTCGTGGGCGGCTCCGTCCGCAACCTCTTACTCGGTGAGCCCCCGGGCGACAAGGACTTTCTCGTGACCGGAGCCACGGAGGAGGAGTTCCTCCGGCGCTTCCCGAAGGCCCGCAAGGTGGGCAAGGCCTTTCCCGTGTTCTGGCTGGACGGCTCGGAGTACGCCTTTCCGCGCGGCGGCACGCTGGAATCCGACTTGGCGGCCCGGGACTTCACGGTCAACGCCCTGGCTCTGGACCAGGACGGCGACCTGGCCTGCCATCCGCTGGCCCTGGCCGACTTGCGCGGCCGCGTGCTGCGTCCCTGCTCCCCGGACTCCCTGGTCGAGGACCCGCTGCGGGTCTTCCGCGCGGCCCGCTTCCTGGCCGTGCTGCCGGGCTTCATGGCCCACGGAGACCTGTCGGCCGCCATGCGCCAAGCCGCCGGGGACGGGCTCCTGGCCGGTCTCGCGGCCGAGCGTGTGGGCCGGGAGGCGCTCAAGGCCCTGGCCGGAACCCGCCCGGCGCTCTTCTTCCGCAGCCTGGCGGAGACCGGCTGCCTCCCCCCCTGGTTCGCGGAGTTGGAGCGCTGCCGGGACGTGCCCGCCGGACCGCCGCCCTTCCACGATTCCGACGTGTTCGGCCACACCCTGGCCGTGCTTGAACGCCTGGACGGAGAGCCCGTGCGCGGCTGGATGGCGCTCTGCCACGACCTGGGCAAGGCCCTGACTCCGCCCGGGGAATGGCCCCGGCACATCGGCCACGAAAAGGCCGGGGCGGCCCAGGCCCGGGCCTTGGGAGAACGGCTGCGCCTGCCCGAAGTGTTCATCCGCGCCGGAGAGACGGCCTCGCTCCTGCACATGAAGGCCGCCCGCTACGCCGAAATGCGGCCCGGCTCCCGGGTGGATTTCCTCTCCGCGGCCGGAAACCTGCTGGAACCGCTTTTGGACCTGGCCCTGGCCGACCAGGGCGCGGATGTCCGGGCCCTGGCCCTGGCCGACCGCGAGGCGGCCGACGCCGTGCGCCTGCCCGAAGGCCTGTGGAATCTCGGCCCGGAATCCGGGCGGAGGTTGCGCGAACTGCGGGCTCAAGCGATCTCGGCAGTGAATCATTGACAGCCTTTTTCCCCCCGGGCATACCATAAGGTATCGGACTTCTCTCAACAGGAGAGGACAGGATGAAGTTTCTCGTTGTGGATGACGACGAGCGCGTCGCGCAGCTCCTGAGCAAGAAGCTCGCGCCCTATGGGGAATGCCGGATCGCCACGGACGGGGACCGGGCCTTGGGCCTGTTCTCCGAGCAGTATGACGGCGGGGAGCCGTTTCAGGCCGTGTTCATGGACATCAAGATGCCCGGCATGGACGGCCACGAGGTGGTCCGCCGCATGCGCGAGATCGAATCCGAACGGCGCAACGACCTTCTGGAGAGCTTCAAGCTCGTGATGATCTCGGCCTTCTCGGACACCAAAAACGTCTGCAAATCCTTCTTCGGCGGTCAGGCGGACGCCTTCGTGGCCAAGGCCGAGATCAAGAACCGCCTCGTGCCCGAACTGAAGGCCATCAAGCTCATTTGATGCCTCACTCCGCCAGGAGGTAGGCGAAGCGGCCGGAGATATCGTCGGTGCGCGCGGCCAGGTTCTGGGCCTCGCGCTTGAGGGAGCCCTCGTCGACCACGCCGAGGCCGGAGTCCAGGAAGTAGGACAGGACGTTGCCGCCCTCGGAAAAGAGCCAGGACACTGCGTAGATCGAGCCCAGGTTCGGGCGGTCCTTGAATTCCGGCACGGCCCGGAGGCGGAGCCGCAGGCCCTTGTCGCCCGCGCCCGCCGGCCGGAACCCACTGGAGGCGCGGAAGGCCTCGCGCAGCTCGAAGGCCAGGCGCTGGCCCAGGGCGTCCTCGCCCTCGAAGTCCACCACCACCGGCACGCGCCCCTTGTTCGCCGGATCCTGCTTCTTCTCGGCCTTGTGCTCGGCCTTGGCCGCCTTGTGCTCGGGCTTGGCCTCGGCCTTCTTCTCCACCGGGTCCTCGACCTTCTGCTCCGCCTTGGGCGCGGCCTGTTGGGCCAGGGCCACGGCGGGAACGAGCAGCGACAGCACGATCATCACGGCGACGAATCGACGCACGGAAATCATTTCTTCTCCTTTTTTCCTGACTGGCGGGCCGAGGCCGCGGCGGCCCCCAGCTCGGCGAGCACCGCCCGCACCTCGCCTTCCTGTTCCTTGCAGAGCCGGGAGCAGAACACGCGCACGGCCGGGGACACGTCCCCGGGCTCGGGCAACTCCGGCAACGCCCGCAGGCCCAGGGAGCCGAAGTCCACGGGCTGGTACCGCAGGTCCGTGTCCATGTTCTCGGAATAGCCGTTGCTCGGCACGCCCACCGCCCGTTCCCTGGACATGCGTTCCGGGTTGAACTTCTTCACGTACTGTATCACGCTGGACGGCTTCAGGTTCTCGTTGACCTTGCGGATCGTCTCGTTGACCTGGGCGTGCAGCTCCGCGACCTGCGTATAGTGGACCGACAGCTTGCGGCGGCCGCGATCGTGGGTGTCCACGTAGATCCGGCCGTGCATGAAGTCCTGGGCCTCGGAGCGGGCCTCGGCGTAGGCCGCGAGTACGGTCTTGAAGTAGCGGCCCGAGAGGGTCAGGCCGAAGGCCGGTCCATCCTGGGACGATCCCGGGGAGGGCTCGGCGAATCCCGTCAGGTCGGGGTCCACGCCGATGGCCTCGTAAAAGGCCCGCGCCTCCCGGCCCCGGAGCAGCAGGTGGTGGAGCACGGCGAACCGCGCCTCCGCCTGGCCCTGGATGGCGCGCAACTGTCCGGCGAGGGCCTGGAACCCCTCCAGCAGGGCGTCCAGGCGGCTGCGGGCCCCGAAGAAATTCTCGGCCATCTCGGCGAGCACTTCCTGGGACAGCGTGTTGGCCAGTTCGTCGAATCCGTTCATCGCGCGCGTCTTCCCCTTTTCCGGGCACCTCCTTGCACTTGTATGAAATTCTCCCTATGAGAGCAATGCCGTACAGACCGCCGCGGGACAGCCGCCGCCCGCGCCCGGATGCGACCCGGCGGACCACCGGAAGACCATGCTCCTCGACGAACACCACAGCAAGCTGCTCTTCGCCAAGCACGGCCTGCCCGTTCCCCCGGGCCTGGCCCTGGAACCCGGCCAGGCGGACCACGCGGTTCCGCCCTTCCCCGCTCCCTGGTGCCTCAAGACCCAGGTCCTGGCCGGAGGCCGGGGCAAGGCCGGGGGCATCCGCCGGGTGGAGCGCCCCGAAGAGCTGGCCGCAACGGCCGCGAACCTCTTCGACCTGCCCATCAAGGGCTGCCGTCCGCCCTTCCTGCGCCTGGAGCCCGCCGCAAGCGTGGCGCGCGAGTTCTACCTCTCGCTGTCCGTCTCCCGGGCGGTCCGGGGGCTCGTGCTCAGCGCGGGCCGCCAGGGCGGGGTCGAAATCGAGTCCCAGGCCGGAGACAACCTCCTGCACCAGATCGTGGACCCGGCCGAGGGCCCGGCCCCCCATCAGATCCGCGCGGCCTTCTTCCATCTGGGGCTTTCCCGCGACCACTGGCCCGCGTTCGAGTCCCTGCTGGCCTCGCTCGCCAAGGCCGTGCGCGAGGACGGCCTGCTCCTGGCCGAGATCAACCCCCTGGCCCTGACCGGGGACGGCCATCTGCTGGCCCTGGACGGCAAGGTCGAGATCGACGACAACGTGGTCGATCTGCGGCCGGACCTGGCGGCCTACCGCCGCGCCGACCACCACGAGCCCGAGGAGAACGCCGCCCGCGAGGCGGGCCTGGCCTTCGTCAAGCTCGGCGGCTGGGTCGGCCTCATGGGCAACGGCGCGGGCCTGGCCATGGCCAGCATGGACCTGCTCAACCTGGCGGGCCTGCCCGCGGCCAACTTCCTGGACCTGGGCGGCGGCGCGGACCAGGAGCGCATGGAAACCGCCCTGGCCCTGCTCTTCGGCGACTCCCGCGTGGAGGCCGTGTTCATCAACCTGTTCGGCGGCATCCTCTCCTGCGAGAAGGTGGCCCTGGCCCTGCGCCAGGCCCTGCACGGGCGGAGGCCCACCAAGCCCGTGGTGGTGCGCATGTCCGGCAACGGCGCGGCCGCCGGGCTGGCCATCCTGGAGGCCCTGAAGCTGCCGGGCATCATCCTGGTCCGGGACATGGCCGGAGCGATCCGTGCCCTGGCCGAGCTCAAGCCGGGCACGCCCCCCAACGCGCCCCAGGAGTATTCCCCGGCCCAGCGCCGCGCCGGCCGGGCGGTCCCGCCCTCCGACGGGCTGGGGCTGAACGCCGAAAGCCGGGTGCTCGTCCAGGGCATCACCGGCCGCGAGGGCCGGCTGCACACCAAGCTCATGCTCGACTACGGCACGCGCGTCGTGGCCGGAGTCACGCCCTTCAAGGGCGGCCAGGAGGTCCACGGCGTGCCGGTCTACGACTCCGTGGCCCAGGCCGCGCGGGACCAGCGCATCGACGCCTCGGTGATCTTCGTGCCCGCGCGCGGCGCGGCGGACGCCGTCCTGGAGGCGGCCCAGGCCGGAATCCCGTGGGTGGTCTGCATCACCGAGGGCGTCCCCCAGCGGGACATGCTCCGGGTCCTGGACCGCCTGCGCGGCGGCGGCACCCGCTTGGTGGGCCCGAACACCCCGGGCCTGCTCGTGCCGAACCAGATCAAGCTCGGCATCCTCCCGGCCGACCCCTTCACCCCCGGTCCGGTGGCCCTGCTCTCGCGCAGCGGCACCCTGACCTACGAGGCCGCCGCCCGGCTCAGCGCGGCGGGCATCGGCCAGTCGGCCTGCCTGGGCATCGGCGGCGACCCCTTCGTGGGCACGTCCTTTGTCCAGGCCCTGGACCTGCTGGCCGGGCACGGGCCCACCCGGGCCGTGCTCGTGCTCGGGGAGATCGGCGGCAGCGCCGAGGAGGAACTGGCCGCATACGTCACGGCCACGGCCTATCCCAAGCCCGTGCTCTCCTTCATCGCCGGGCGCACCGCCCCTCCGGGCCGCCGCCTGGGCCACGCGGGCGCGATCCTGGAACGGGAGGGCGGAGTGGCCGACAAGCTGGCGGCCCTGGAATCGGCCGGGATCACCATCTGCCCGAGCCTGCGGGCCATCGCGCCGCTGACCGCCGCGGTCCTGGCCCAGGAAGGGGCCGCGTGACGCGTTCCCTCTGCCTGTTCAACTCCAACCGGGCCTGGGGCGGAGGGGAGCAGTGGTTCCACACCCACGCCCTGCTCCTGGCCCGGCGCGGCTGGCGGGTCTGCGCCGTGACCAACGAGCCCTCCGACCTGGGCGGACGCCTGGCCGAAGAACCCGGCATCCAGCTCCTGCGCCTGCCTCTGGGCAACCTGAGCTTCCTCAATCCGACGGCGCTGCGCCGCCTGGCGGGCTTCTTCCGCGACAACGCGGTGGACACGGTGATCCTGGCCCTGCCCTCGGACGTCAAGGCCGGGGGCTTGGCCGCCAAACTCGCCGGAGTGCGGCGGATCATCTTCCGCCGGGGCATCGCCCTGCCCACCCGGAACACGTTTCTCAACCGCCTCTATTTCCAGCACGTGCTCACCGGCCTGCTCTGCAATTCCGAACACACCCGGCGCATGGTCCTGGCCGAGAACCCGGAGCTCATGCCCCTGGAGCGCACGGCCGTGATCCACAACGGCCTGGACCTGCCCGCCTTCGACGCCCTGTCCGCCGAACCCCTGGTTTCCCGGACTCCCGGCCGGGTGGTCATCGGCTGCGCCGGGCGGCTCACGGAGCAGAAGGGCCACGTCTACCTGCTCGAGGCCGCCGCCCTGCTCCGTCGGCGCGGCCTGGACCTGTCCGTGCTCCTGGCCGGGACCGGCGAACTGGAACGCGACCTGCGCGCCCGGACCACGGCCCTGGGCCTGGACCAGCATGTGCGCTTCCTGGGCTTCGTCAAGGAAATGAAGCGGTTCTATGCCTCCATCGACATCCTGGCCCTGCCCTCGCTCTGGGAGGGCTTCGGCTACGTGCTCACCGAGGCCATGAGCATGGGCCTGCCCGTGGCCGCCTTCGACACGAGCAACATCCCGGAAGTGGTGGTCCACGGCGAAACCGGCCTGCTGAGCCCGGCCCGCGACGCCGAGGCCCTGGCCGGGTCCCTGGAGGCCCTGGCCCACGACCCGGACCTGCGCCACCGCCTGGGCGGCGCCGGGCGGCGGCGCGTGGAAGAGCGCTTCACCCTGGAGCGCACCATCCAGGACCTCGAACGCCTGCTCCTCTCCTGATCCGTTCCCGGCCCGCCACAGGCGGGCGCCCCTGTCCTCCACCCGGTTTTCCCCTCCGAAGCCGCTGAACAGTGCCGCATGTAAAATCAATGGGTTACGTTCAGATCATTTCTTATAGAATTACTTTAGATTTTATCTAGAAATATAATCAAACCATTAATTTCACAAAGATATTTCTTCAAAATCCAAGGCCGCGAGCGCTTCACAGTTCCAGGGCCTCGACTCCCTTGGAAGCATGCCCGCAACGCTTCTTGGACAGGTTGCCCGCGCCCAGCGCCCGGCCCCGCTCCTTCCTTTTCCGACGCGTTCCGCCCCTGGCCGCCTCGCTGGTCGCTTTAAAATTTTTGTAAATTACAAAAAATTGTTGACGCGAAGGCTCCGACTGGGCCATAGTGCTTGTGCAAACGGTCACAAGGAGCACCGCATGGCCACGAAGAAAGACAAGCAGGTCCAGGCAGCCGTCGCCGAAGCGCCCGCCGACTCCGCCGAGCGCGCGGCCATCTTCGCAAACATGAAGGAGGTGGCCCGCACCGTGGTGCGCACCTTCGGCCGCAACTGCGAGATCGCCCTGCACGACTTCCGGGACCTGGAATGCTCCCTCATCCACCTGGAAGGCACGGTCACGGGCCGCAAGCTCGGCGCGCCCATCACCAACCTCGTGATCAAGGCTTGGCGCAAGGAAGGCGACGCAGTGCGCGACATCGTGAACTATCCGAGCACCTCGCGCGGCGGCCACCGCCTGAAGTCCTCCACCAGCTTCCTGCGCGACGGCGCGGGTCGCGTCATCGGCGCGTTCTGCATCAACTTCGACCTCTCGGAGTTCGAGGCCATGCAGAGCGCCATCGAGGACCTCACCCGCCTGGACTCCCAGGAGGACAAGGGCGTGGGCGAGACCTTCGCGGCCTACATCAATGAGACCAACGACGCGGTCATGGAGGCGGCCATCCGCAAGGCGGGCAAGCATCCCTCCGGCATGAGCCGGGAGGAGAAGCTCGAATTCATCCGCATCCTGGACGAAGAGGGCGCGTTCCTCATCAAGGGCATGGTCGGCTACGTGGCCCAGGCCATGAACGTGTCCATCTACACGGTCTACAACTACATGCGCCAAATCAAGAACGGCCAGCGCTGACGCCGCCGTCACAACAAAAGGAGCTGCATATGAAGGAAGTCGTCGTCACCAAACAGGCCCCCGCGGCCATCGGCCCCTACTCCCAGGCCATCAGGGCCGGCGGATTCGTCTTCGCCTCGGGCCAGATTCCGCTCGTCCCCGAGTCCGGGGAAGTGGACGGCGCGGACGTGAAGACCCAGGCCCGCCGCAGCCTGGAGAACCTGACCGCCGTGCTCAAGGCCGCCGGGGCTTCCCTGGAGGACGTGGTCAAGACCACGGTCTTCATCA of Desulfovibrio aminophilus contains these proteins:
- a CDS encoding HD domain-containing protein, translated to MRILLVGGSVRNLLLGEPPGDKDFLVTGATEEEFLRRFPKARKVGKAFPVFWLDGSEYAFPRGGTLESDLAARDFTVNALALDQDGDLACHPLALADLRGRVLRPCSPDSLVEDPLRVFRAARFLAVLPGFMAHGDLSAAMRQAAGDGLLAGLAAERVGREALKALAGTRPALFFRSLAETGCLPPWFAELERCRDVPAGPPPFHDSDVFGHTLAVLERLDGEPVRGWMALCHDLGKALTPPGEWPRHIGHEKAGAAQARALGERLRLPEVFIRAGETASLLHMKAARYAEMRPGSRVDFLSAAGNLLEPLLDLALADQGADVRALALADREAADAVRLPEGLWNLGPESGRRLRELRAQAISAVNH
- a CDS encoding response regulator: MKFLVVDDDERVAQLLSKKLAPYGECRIATDGDRALGLFSEQYDGGEPFQAVFMDIKMPGMDGHEVVRRMREIESERRNDLLESFKLVMISAFSDTKNVCKSFFGGQADAFVAKAEIKNRLVPELKAIKLI
- the sucD gene encoding succinate--CoA ligase subunit alpha — protein: MLLDEHHSKLLFAKHGLPVPPGLALEPGQADHAVPPFPAPWCLKTQVLAGGRGKAGGIRRVERPEELAATAANLFDLPIKGCRPPFLRLEPAASVAREFYLSLSVSRAVRGLVLSAGRQGGVEIESQAGDNLLHQIVDPAEGPAPHQIRAAFFHLGLSRDHWPAFESLLASLAKAVREDGLLLAEINPLALTGDGHLLALDGKVEIDDNVVDLRPDLAAYRRADHHEPEENAAREAGLAFVKLGGWVGLMGNGAGLAMASMDLLNLAGLPAANFLDLGGGADQERMETALALLFGDSRVEAVFINLFGGILSCEKVALALRQALHGRRPTKPVVVRMSGNGAAAGLAILEALKLPGIILVRDMAGAIRALAELKPGTPPNAPQEYSPAQRRAGRAVPPSDGLGLNAESRVLVQGITGREGRLHTKLMLDYGTRVVAGVTPFKGGQEVHGVPVYDSVAQAARDQRIDASVIFVPARGAADAVLEAAQAGIPWVVCITEGVPQRDMLRVLDRLRGGGTRLVGPNTPGLLVPNQIKLGILPADPFTPGPVALLSRSGTLTYEAAARLSAAGIGQSACLGIGGDPFVGTSFVQALDLLAGHGPTRAVLVLGEIGGSAEEELAAYVTATAYPKPVLSFIAGRTAPPGRRLGHAGAILEREGGVADKLAALESAGITICPSLRAIAPLTAAVLAQEGAA
- a CDS encoding biotin--[acetyl-CoA-carboxylase] ligase codes for the protein MTADLLLWAGGDASAGPLSPETSASSHAFWARDMEAFGPWTPAGAAPWPGGFGPVWRAARNSAAPMLIAGRCASTMDLAWKLLDAGFLPEWGSVLAVSQESGRGQLRRHWVSPPGNLYASLVLPRPGAGWSDLLPLLAGWCFSLALEGLGVPTRLKWPNDFLFLDQKVAGMLIEERGDRLVLGFGLNLAESPAPEELRRDHAVPATALAREGVFLTPLEAWNALVNAVRKVYTDTSDVVDPSRFPPLVTERLAWMGRRVLVVEGGEVAYQARIAGLSSSGGLLVERGGRLDVLYSGSVAPL
- a CDS encoding RidA family protein codes for the protein MKEVVVTKQAPAAIGPYSQAIRAGGFVFASGQIPLVPESGEVDGADVKTQARRSLENLTAVLKAAGASLEDVVKTTVFITDMAEFPAVNEVYATYFPANAPARSCVAVAALPRGVKVEVEAIALLKS
- a CDS encoding transcriptional regulator, which encodes MATKKDKQVQAAVAEAPADSAERAAIFANMKEVARTVVRTFGRNCEIALHDFRDLECSLIHLEGTVTGRKLGAPITNLVIKAWRKEGDAVRDIVNYPSTSRGGHRLKSSTSFLRDGAGRVIGAFCINFDLSEFEAMQSAIEDLTRLDSQEDKGVGETFAAYINETNDAVMEAAIRKAGKHPSGMSREEKLEFIRILDEEGAFLIKGMVGYVAQAMNVSIYTVYNYMRQIKNGQR
- a CDS encoding glycosyltransferase family 4 protein; translation: MTRSLCLFNSNRAWGGGEQWFHTHALLLARRGWRVCAVTNEPSDLGGRLAEEPGIQLLRLPLGNLSFLNPTALRRLAGFFRDNAVDTVILALPSDVKAGGLAAKLAGVRRIIFRRGIALPTRNTFLNRLYFQHVLTGLLCNSEHTRRMVLAENPELMPLERTAVIHNGLDLPAFDALSAEPLVSRTPGRVVIGCAGRLTEQKGHVYLLEAAALLRRRGLDLSVLLAGTGELERDLRARTTALGLDQHVRFLGFVKEMKRFYASIDILALPSLWEGFGYVLTEAMSMGLPVAAFDTSNIPEVVVHGETGLLSPARDAEALAGSLEALAHDPDLRHRLGGAGRRRVEERFTLERTIQDLERLLLS